CGTATAGGCCGGTTGGGTCCCAATGCGGGCATTGTTGAGGTAGATCAATGCCTCTGGATCATTGCGATTTTGTTGCAACGACAGTTGGAATTGCTGGATCGCCTCCGTATAGTTGCCAGCCGCCATTGCCGCCACCCCGGCCTGTTTCGCTGCCGTTGGCTGTGGAGTGAGTACCCGGTTCCCCGTACTGATCGGCTCATTGCCCCCCATTCCGGGCAAGCTGATGGGGGAACCGCCTCCCGGTAACGTCAGGGGTGTCTGCTGCCGAAAGAAGAACCAATAAACCCCCCCGCCCAACAGGATCAGGAAGAGGATGATATAAACGATCGGCGGCGGACCACTGCGTTGCGACATGGATTGACCTCTCAGTAACGATGCTCCGGCGGAGATGTTCCGCAAACGGTCGGCTGGTCCCAAGGGCGAACTTAGGGAAAGAGACGGGCTAGCCAGCTAAAGAATAAACGATAAAAGACGGCGATCGCTGTACCTAGCAGGGCCAGGACGCTCAATAACAGCAGAAAATTGACCGATGGCGGGCTAGCAGGGAGTAAAAATGGAATCACCCCCACAATGGCTGGGATGGGAGCAATCAAAAACAGGAGAGCTAGGGCCACCAGGAGGAGGACTCCCAGAAAAGAGAAATTAAAAAACCAAGGAAATTGGATCAGGGTCATTTCCGCCAAGAGGGCCAACCAGAACCCTAATCCGATCGGGGTCAGGGCCAGATTGGCCGGGGCTAAACTGCTGATCATCACTGCCAACACGCCACACACGGCCCCCATCAAAGCTGCTTTTCCTAGAAAACCAACGCTCCAGAGGCCAGGGGATGTAGAGGAAGTGCCTGACGAGGCGGGCGGGCGTTGGGCAACGGGTGGCGGCACCGCTCGCGCTGGTACGGGGGCTGGTGCGGGGGGCGCCGATGCGATCGGGGCTGAGGGCGGCATGGGAGCTACAGGTGGACCCGGCACGGCTGCGGCCACGGGAGGTGACGGGGCCGCTGGCGGCACTGGCGCAGGTGAGGACGATCGGCTGGCAGGGGACGATCGCGGCAACAGACTAGACTGCTGTTGCTTCAGAACCGCCAACACCGCCGCCGCCGAGGCAAAGCGATCATTGGGCACAGGCTGTAACATGCGATCGAGGACTGCCGCCAGGGAAGGGTCCAGTTGGGGCACGTGCGATCGCCACCGCCAGGTATTGTGGTAGCCATCATAAAGTTCCAGGGGGTCCTTGCCCGTCAGCAGCGAGATACAGGTTACAGCAAGGGCATAGAGATCGGTCGAGGGATACACCTGACTGCCCGCCATCTGCTCCGGTGGCGCATAGCCCTGGGAATAGATCCCCGTCGAAGCTTGCCGTTGCCCCCCGCCACCCTTGGTCGCCTGCTTGACTGCCCCAAAGTCCAGCAGGTAAATCGTGCCATCACGGCTGCGCATGATATTCGACGGCTTAATATCCCGGTGAATTGAGCCATTCTCATGGACAAACTGAAGGATTTTGAGAATTTCCGTCAGAATGTGGCGCACTTCCTCCTGGGAGAAGGCCCCCCGTTGAGCCAGTTCATCCTCCAGAGTTTGACCATCAATAAATTCCTGCACCAGGTAGAAATATTCCTCCTGCCCACTGCCATTGGCACTGGGAACGGTTAAGGGAAAAAAGGCGAACAGGTCGGGGATCTGGGGATGTTTGTTACCCAGTTCTTCCAGAACTTCGGCTTCCCGTTCAAAGAGGCTCTGGGCAATTTTCAGTTGGGCCGGATTCAAATCCCCTGCTGGCTGAAACAGTTTCACCACACAGGGCCGTAGCCCCGGCGTATAGCGATCGCGCGCCAGGAACGCTGCCCCAAAACCGCCTTGCCCCAGCAACCGTTGCGGCAGATAGCGCCCCACCAGGATCAGGGGCATCCCACAGGCCGTACAGTACTTTTGCTGGGTAGTGAGCAGGGTATTGCGATCGTCTAGATCCGGGTAGACATTACGCGGACGCGGACAGCCAGGACGGGTGCAGTAAAGCTCCATGAGCAGGAATTAAGAACTGGGAAGGGTCAGAGACGGCACATCAGATGCCGCCTGCGCAGGCGCTTCTGCCCGCAGCGGCGGCGATAGATCATCCGTCAGAGATTGTTCCGACGTGGGGGTGGGTATCGCCGTAGCCGGGGTCAAATTTGCCTGATTAGCAAACAGCGGCAGAATCTCCTGACTAAAGGCTTCGGCAGCCTTCGAGCGATACCGGTTCGGGTTGGAGATAACCGACAGAACCCGCTTAATCACCACCGAATCGATCCGGGTCCGATGCAAGGTCCCCATTTGCAGTTCCCGCTCGATCGCCGTCACCGAGACAAACGCTGCCCCCAGCCCCGACTGCACCGCATTCTTGATCGCCTCGATCGAATTCAACTCCATTTCGATCTTCAGCCGCCGCATCTCAATCCCCGATCGGGTGAGCACTTGATCAATCACCTTGCGGATCGTGGACTGGGAATCCAGGGCAATAAACTGAAGTTTGTACAGATCATCCCGTTGAATTTTGTCAACCTGCGCGAGGGGGTGAGAGGTTGGTAAAATTAAAGCAAGTTCATCTTCGGCATACGGCACAATTTGCAGCGAATCTTGCAACTCTGCGGGCACTTCACCGCCAATGATCGCCATGTCTACCTGACCATTGGCGACACTCCAGGAGGTGCGTCGGGTTGAATGCACATGGAGTTGCACCGCCACATCTGGGTAGCGTTGCCGGAACAACCCAATCATGCGGGGCAAGAGGTAAGTCCCAGTGGTTTGACTAGCCCCAATAATCAGGGTGCCCCCTTGCAGATTTTGCAGATCCTCGATCGCCCGGCAGGTCTCTTGACACAAGGACAGAATCCGTTCGCCATAACTGAGCAGGAGGTGGCCGGCTTCCGTTAACTGAGCACGCCGTCCCCCCCGGTCAAACAGGGGCACATCCAATTGGCGCTCCAGGTTCTGCACCTGTAAGCTGACAGCAGGTTGCGAAACATAAAGGCTATCGGCAGCCCGCTTAAAGCTACCCTCAGCAGCGATCGCCCTGAGAATGCGGAGCTGGTCTAGGGTAAAGGGGAGGTCAGCCATAGGAGTCAACAAGATAGATTCAGCAAAGCAAAACAAGCATCAGCCCAACGCTGCCCGCCAAGGGCTAAGGACCTGGAAATTAATGCGGAGAGAGGCAAGCTAGCATGGAATAAAGACAGTAGGTCAGCAGAGAGCATCTCGTATGTGCATCTTATGACGACGCTGGCTCAACTACAAGAAATTCTTATCGTTTTTACCCAAACCTGGGAAGATCAGGGTCAGCAAATTTAAGCAACTTAACTTTTGAGCGTTAGTTCTATGAAAAAGGAGGTTATCCGGGAGTTTTTGAACCTACCGGGCATTGCCGGAGTCGCCCTGATGGATGGGCGATCGCGCCCCTACTTTTTGGGCGTCGATCAGGCGCTCAATTTTCAGCAAAAGGAAGCCCTTGCCCAAGGCATTCGCCAGGTGGTTGAAACCACTCCCGACAACTTCGGGGTGTTCGAGTTTCAGTTTTCTACCCATCAGGTCCACATCTATAAGCTAGCCTCCAGCTTAATCCTGTTAGCCTTGACCAACCAGGAGCTGGTAGAGAGCGACTACTACCAGGTCATCACCCGCCTGAAAGAAACCCTGTTGGAAGACGTTACCAATGCCACAGCCACCTTTCGCCTCTTAGCAGGAAACATTACCTTGCCCGGTCAGCGCTACTGGGGCAGCCAAACTACCACAGCAACAGCGACCCGTCCCCCGGACACGCCAGCATCTGCAGCACCAGCCCCTGTAACCCCGCCACCGGTGACCCCAGCCCCCACAGCCCCTTCACCTGCGGTCTCCATTGGCGATCGCAATGGGAGTTTGCAACCGTCCCCAACCGCCGCCACGCTTGAACCAACCCCTCCCAAAAGCCCGACTAGCATCACCTTGGCCGATATGCTCCTCGCCCTGAATTCCCTCAGCCAGTTTACGACCCAGTTCCTGGGAACACCGGTCATTGTTAACTACTGGAAGTCCACACGACCGGAGGCGGAGTGGCTCAAGGGATTTGAGGTCAGTCGATCGGCCCGGATCGAGTTGTCAAGCAGCATGACCCAAGGACCCACCAGTGCCCTCAGTCCAGAGCAACAGCAATGGATTCGGGCATGGGTAGCCGCATTATCAAGCGCTGTAGCCAGGTGATTCGGGATTTCCCCACGCTGATCGAGAATAAAGCCTTGCAGGAAGACCAGAAAAAACTGTTACTAGGTTAGGGTGTGTTCACTGATGGCCCTGCGGCAAGGTCGCTAGCCCTACCGTTAGACACCGAGTTTGCTAATTCCACGTCAGGAGATTCCGATGGTAAAGATTGTTAAGCTAGAACCGATTGGTCAGGAAACCGAAGTCGAGACCAACGGGAATTTGCTCTCAGTATTGCTCAATGAAGAACTGGATGTCCTGAAGGAGTGTGGCGGACGAGGGATGTGTGCCACCTGCCATGTTTACATTAAGCAGGGCATGGAATATCTAACGCCGATGAACCGGCGGGAACAGCGTACACTGGAGGTAATTACCTCCTGTAAGACCAACTCGCGTCTAGCCTGTCAGGCACGGGTCCTCCAAAACGGCGTCGTGGTCGAACTCCCCCCCGGTATGTATGTGCGATCGCTCCAGGATATCGAGGCCCTCATTGGCCGGCGTGCAGAGCAACCCCTCTTACACCCGATTACCGGTCAAGTCCTAGTCGAAGAGGGCAAGCTGATCACCCGCTCGATGCTCAAACAACTCGAAGACACCAAGTTCCGCGTCTCCGACTACTTCTCGATGACTTCCGAGTATTAAGGCCATTTCAATCTATTAAGCGGGGCCGGCACTGCCCCGCCCCAGGAATGCCCTTGCTTATCCTCGATCACTCAAGACTTTTATAGTTATTTCAGATTAGAAAGAGCTGTCTAAGTCTCTCTCCCGCTTTGGGAGACGGGCTGGGGGTGCGGGCGCTGTTTCAGCCTAAATTGCAATGGCTATAAATTAAAAATTAGTAAATTTATGTAACAATTATTTACAGACAGGTTTTTGGTGCTGAGGCTCAATTCGGAGCTAGCAGCGCGAGCAGTAACCTGTCCATCGTTTTGTGGAGGTATGGACGTGTTAACGCAACTTGATCGCTTAGGGAAGGCGGTGGATGGCCGCTATGCCACTGATGCGGAATTGGCCTTTATAGCGGGCTATGCCCAGTCCTTTCGGCAGCGGGCACAAACCTATCTAATGCTTCAGAAGTTGGAGCCAGTCATTGTACAGCAGGTTTTGCAACGGCTGCAAAAGTGTGATCCTTCCCTGCTGAAGCAGGGCGACAAAGATTTAACGGCTAAGTGGCAACTGGATACAGTGCGGGTGTTGCGCTATTCGGCAACGGCTATGCTACTCAATGATGGTGAGTGGTTGCGGGAGCAATTGCTATTCTGGTTCCAAACAATTATGCGGGCTTTTCGGGCGGAGCGCAGTTGTCAGGCGACCTATGAGGTGATGCAGGCCGTTGTCCAGGAGCACTTAACGCCGGCCCAAGCCGAACTGTTTTGTCCCATTCTGGAATTAAATCGAGTGCTCCTCGGCACTAGCGATCGCACTGAAGTGGGTGCTGCGGCGTAGGGCTGAGTTTAGCAAATGGGTTGACGGCCTGCCTGTACGGCATGGATTTGCTCGCTGCCAGCGGTGGGCCAGCCCCGTTTGTAGTCAGCGGCATCGGGTTGGCCCCATCCCAGTTGCAGGATCAGTTCCAGGAAATCAGGTCCTTGGTAAGGGGTGAGACTGGCCCACTCAGTGCGATCGACGATACCAGCAATCTCCTGCGGCGCGATCGCCTGGAAGTCTTTACCGTTGTTGAGGCTGAGGTAACAATCCATATCTGCTGTCACTTGAGTCCAGAAGTGCAGGATGGACGATCGGGCTAACTTCAGGAGGTTCAAATCGCTGGGCAGCGCAATTAATTGATCATGAATCTGGGGATAGCGCAAGGTATAGCCCTTGAGGGTTAACTCCCGCCAGATGATCCCAGACACCCCCTGTTCTTGTTGATAGGCGTGAATCATGGCCCGAAAGTCGCAGTAGGCGGCAAATTTCTGGACACCATCGGGGCGCACTAGACGATCAATGAGGGGATTACCCGAAACGGCCACCGTCAGGTTTAGACGTTGTCCAGTTAAGCAGGCTTGCCGCTCCCTGTCGAGAATCGTGATTAGCTCCTCAGTGGTATAGACGTGGGTCATCTCGCTGGGATGGGAGACAGTTGAACGTATTGTATCAAATTGCTTTCAGGGGGCTGTTTATAGTTATTTCTAGATAAGAAAGAGATGTCTAAGTCCCTCTCCCGCTCTGGGAGAGGGACTTAGGGTGAGGGCCGCACCAGCGGGGTGCACCCATCCTACCCCGGTAAAACTGTACTTTATGATTAAGGTAAAGGCTGTAGCACTTGGTCCCACGCAAGAAAACGGGAGAAGGACTTTTCCCTCTCCCGCGCAGTTTGTCAACGTTGAGTCAGGAATTTTCAGGTGTAGACGCTGTATCGCTCACGGCAAACAACGTCCCTGTGAACACAAAACTCCTGGCTTTTGATCTCCTCACACCACACATCCACTCCTGTTACCAGGGATTGCCAATCAACGTCATCCCGGCCCAATAGTAGGGGTGGGAGAGGACGCGATCGCTTAAGGTTTGCACACTGGCTTCTGGCAGCACCAGGGTTTGCCCGGAGGCCAAGCCCTGCACTTGGGTACCCGCAATCACCACTTCTCCTTTCGCCATTGCCAGTTGCGCCTTTCGCAAGGCTTCTGCTTTAATCGGGGATTCTCTTAATACGGTGTAGAAATCAGCCATCAGGGCTGCGGTCGCAGCATCGTTAATAAACCAAAGACTGGCTAGCGCTGATTTGACACCTGCCTGGACAGCTAATCCGGCAAACCCTAATTCGGCTTGCTCGTCACCCAGGGCAGTCCGACAGGCACTTAAACCGAGCAGTTCCACGGGTGGATTATTCAACTGTAACTGCCGGATCTGATCGCGGCTGAGGGGAACCCGTCGATCCCAAAATTGAATATAGGAGCGATCGATCGCCCCCCGGCTGATGTCAGCATGGGTGGCCAAATGGACGATACCATAAGGGGTTTGCGAGCGCGTGCGTTGGAGTTGTTCAACGGTAAATTGTTCGTTCAGGTATGATCGCCCGGACCAAAGGCTCACCAATTTATTAATTTCAGCCGGTACCGCTGGGAGGGGGGTCTGTCCCTGAACCGATTCCGATAGCCCCATCGCCAACATTGCGGTCTGGCGGGGATCAACATAGCGCAGATCCGTCAAGCTGACGCTGGGCATGAGACCCACACTGTAGTCCTCGATGAGGAAGCGATCGCCCTGCATGAGGCTGGCATAGGGTAGCGATCGCAGCCGCACGTCTGGGATAAAGACCAGATTGCCAATGCCTTGTTGCTGAAGATCCGCCAGGACCGGTTGAATGAGCCATTGATATAACTGTTGGGCCGGTTGTCGATAGGCTTGGCTAAAGGTTTGATCGGGTGTGGCCACCGCAGCGCGTAACTCATCCGCTACAGTCACGATCTGTTTGCGGGTGGCATTCGCAATCCGCTGGCGAAGGGGCGGACCATCCTTCGTGGTGACGACAATGATTTCCAGCTGATCATTAGGGGAAGCGGGGACAGACAAATCAGGGGCGAGTTGGGTGGGAACAAAGTTGAGATAAATGAGGGCGGGTTTGATGCCTGTCGCCTCTTCCACCTGCTTGAGTGCATCGCGGATTTGAGTGAGGGTTGCCCTGGGTGGGGGGGGGACCTCTGGTGCGCCTAAGTGTTGCTCAAAGGTTTGGGTAAAATCGGCTTCAATCGCATTCACGATCGGATCGATCGGGGCAGGGGGAACGCTGGCCACGATCGGAGGAACAATTTTAGGCACACCCCGTAGGGCTGTCGCGACAGTGACCTGCTCAGAGGGGCTAAGCGCAACGGGAGGGCTGTCGGGGGGCGGTGGTTCAACAGGGGGGGTAGGCGGTTCAATGGGGGGGGTGGGCGGTTCAACAGGGGGGGTAGGCGGTTCAACAGGGGGGGTAGGCGGTTCAACAGGGGGGGTGGGCGGTTCAACAGGGGGGGTGGGCGGTTCAATGGGGGGGGTAGGCGGTTCAATGGGGGGGGTAGGCGGTTCAATGGGGGGGGTAGGCGGTTCAATGGGGGGGGTAGGCGGTTCAACAGGGGGGGTGGGCGGTTCAATGGGGGGGGTAGCCCCAACGTCAACTTGAATCGGCAGAGGGGAGGATTGGGCGAGAAAGGGCGAGAAGGTGTTATTTTGTGGGTCAACGGCGGCGATCGTAAAGGCTGTTACACGACCGCTAGCACTACTGGGCGGTGTGTAGGTCAGGGTGTCTCCAGGGCTGATCCTGATCCCAGTACTGCCTCCAGGGAGGGGGGAGCCGTTCAGGGCAAGGGTACCGGGTTCAAAGTTGGTAATAACGATCGCCACAAAATCCTGATTGGGATCGCTGCTGCTTACCAGCAAATCTTCAAAGGTCAGCGTCAAGGGTTGGCCCGGTTGCGCACCACTAAACAGCGTCCTAGCAGAGAACGAGGGGGCGGCATTGATTGAGGCGATCGTGATATCGCTCGCAGGCGTCACACTGTTATTGCTGGCCGACATAGCAAACACTTGCGTTGGCGACAACGGATCGCTACTCCAAGCAACGATACTGCCCGCTGTTCCATTCAAGGCTGGATCACCCACAATAAAATCCCAATTCTGTGGGCCACCGCCGTGGGTAATGGAGACAGTACCCGAGGGAAAACCCAGGGTACAAATACTTGCGCCTGCACAACTCAAGCTGTCAGGAATAATTCCCGTTACCTGAACGGTTCCCCGCTGGGTTGAAAGGGTGACATTTCCCCCCGAACCATCTAACCCTTGGGTGTTAATACTGTTAACAACAATGTTGCCGTTAGGGGATGATAGGGTCACATTCCCCCCAGTAATGCCACTGGTATCAATAGGGATATCAATATTAATGCTATTCGTCCCTTGCGTTGTAATGGCCAGGTTACCCCCTCTAGTCCTGAAGGCAGAACCCGTTGCAGCGAAATGAGTGCTATTACTGGTAAAATCACCCCCTTCTGTTTGGATAAATGCATTAGGACCTAAATCAACGCGATTATTAGCGCTGATCTGGATTTCGCCGCCCTCTGTTCCTAAAAAAGCAAGCTCTATATTTCCCAAGTCATCAACACCTGGTTGCAAACTAAAGTTTGCGCCTTGGATATTGATATTACCTCCTCGGGTACCGATCGAACCGACAACCTCAACATTCCCTCTAGAGGTTAATTGCACATCTTCCTGTCCGGTACTGAGGGAATTAGCATTAATCGCATTATTTGCGTCAATTTTAATTCGACCATTACCATTGGTTAGACCGATCGCTAGCCTCGCCGTACCTTGCGGTGCTGTAATAGTGATGTTACCTCCCTCCTCGCTAGAATCAATGCCACTGTAGAGAATGCCATCTGCGTAAGCAGCACTAACATCAATACTACCCTGATCAGCAGTTAGGCTAATATCACCACCACCAGTTTGATAATTACTCGTTTGTAATATAGAATCAATCGTAATGCCACTTGAGCGAGTTGTTATAATATCGATTCCACCACCCTTAGTTTCAATTAGAGAATTGCTATTAAAACCAGCACTATTACTGGAAAAGTTACCACCACCAGTTGCAATAGGAGCATTAATATTAATTCTGTTGCCGGCTGACAAATTTAAATTAAAGTCAGCACTGCTGTAGCTCGGATCATCACTAATTGCAGCATTAATCTCAATGTTGTTATTAGCATTTAAAGTTAGAGTCGGCGTCCCTGCGGTTGTGGGAACTACGATCGCATCTTGGACGGTAATATTTCCTTCCCCCCCACTGCCGCCTCCTGTGGTTACCGTCACACTTGTCCCAAGTTCTAAGGTACTGGTGATTTGGGCTATACTCACATTAGCGCTGGCACCAACTGGGTTAAAAATGGGGCCGGACATCTCTGGATCAGTCGGACGATCGGAAATCGTAATATCACTCGGATCAAGTAACCACGTTCCTGGTTTTCCCTGGGGCGCACGGGCATCAATGCGGGCACCGGCTACATCTAGCCCGACTTTCCCCGATGTTTCAATTAGGCCACCATCACCGCCATCGGGGCCGCCCCGCGCCGCCAGCTTGCCGTTAACCTGGGTAGTCTCATCAGACCAGATAATGATCTGCCCCCCTGGCCCCTGGTGTAGCGCATTGGCTTGGATATCGGAATTGGCATCAACGTAGCTAGAGTTGGCATTCGGGAGAGTCCCATTCCCCTGCAAATCGCCACCGATCCGGACTGTGCCCCCCCCCTGGGCACCCGCAGCGTTGATATTGGCTCCGGTTAGGATAACCCGATCGCCCACGACATTGACCGAACCGCCTACGCCCTTACTGGCCACATCGATCGCCCCCACGACGATCGCGGCTCCTGGTTGCGGTGGTACATTCACCCCAGCCCCCGCTAAACGGGTTACGCCATCCGCCCCGACAGTTAAGGAAGTCGCGTTCCCCTGGGTTCCACCTGTCAGGAGTTCGGGTAACTGGAAGGCTGAGGCCAGGGACCCCGTGGGTAGGGTGGCTGCGGTCGTGGGATCGATCGCCGTGAATTCCAAACTTAAGAGTTGTCCCGACTGGCTCAGGCGTACCAGGCGCTCACCGGGAACTGCCGCGATCGTCACCTCACCTCCAGGGGTACTTAACTGTCCTGTACTCATCACGCCCCCCCCCAAGAGCATCAAGCGTTGTCCCGGTGGAACTGCTAAATCCCCTGCGTTGAGAATGGCACTGGGCCGGGGTGTCATAAAGGCAAAGGTGTGGGGCATCCCCACCAGATTGGCGTAGTCCGGCAACCCAACGGCACTCAACCAGGCCCCCTCGCCGAAGCCGATCGCCGTTGCCGTCGTTGCCGTAAAGTCTGCCGGGACATTTAACCGGGCCGTGGGGCCAAAAATAATCCCCGCAGGGTTCAATAAATATAGGTTCGGACTGCCCCCAGTAACTTGAATCAGGCCATTGATAATGGAAACGTCACCGCCAATAATGCGACCTAGGATGTTGCGCAGTTGGGGATTGGCAAAAAAGTCGGCGATTTGACGTTCGCTCAGGTTAAAGCGATCAAAGCTATGAAATAAATTAGTGCCGTCTTTGGAGGTTTGCCCTCCCTGAATTTCCAGGCGATCGCCGTTGGGCGTCACCACGGTTCCCGTCGCATCGCGCGTCGGAACGATTTGGGCTTGTGCAACCAAAACCAGCCCCAGGCTAACCGCGATCGGCAACCCAGCCAGAATGCAGTATCGTTTCACAACCAACCCTCTTCTCAGATCCGTAGGCAACGGGTAACGTTGACTGGCAGGGAATGCCAACCCTTACCCAGACGGCACTATTGTAACGACACAATTCCGGCTTGACTGTTTCCGGGTAGCGTAATCTTTTGCAATGTTTGCCCCATCAATGCCATGATCTCAGTACCTGGTTGACCCCAATGCCCTCACCCCGTCAGTGGCTATGTCTACACTGCCAGCCTCCCAACTCCGCCCAATCCTCCTCGATACTGATCCAGGTGGCGATGATGCCATTGCTCTGTTGTGGTTACTGAGTCTGGTTAAACAAGGACTGGCAGATCTGGTTGCCGTTACCACGGTTGCGGGTAATGTCCCCGCCCAGCAAACCTTCAATAACGCCAGCCAACTCCTCCACCTCACCGGTTTTTCCCATATTCCCGTGGGTCGCGCCAACCGCGATCGTCCTACCCCCGCCCACCAAGCCACCTACATTCACGGTGCCGACGGCTTGGGCAACCTCACCGCCACCTTACCCCCGGCAACCCATCTCTTTACCCAAGCTCCCACTGCCGCTGATCTGATCATTGAACGCTTGACTGCCGCCCCAGGTCGCCTCACGATCGTGGCCATTGGCCCCCTGACGAACCTTGCTGCTGCGGAACAACAATCTCCCGGTATCCTTAAACTGGCCGAGGAGATCGTGATTATGGGAGGCGTCTTCAGCCGCCCTGGCAACATTACGGCTCAGGCTGAATTCAATCTTTGGTTTGATCCAGCAGCGGCCCAAGTCGTCTTCAATAGCCGCACGGATATCGTGATCCTGCCCCTGGATGTTACCCAGCACGTCCGGTTTAAGCCCGAAATGGCCCAGGCGATCGCGGCCACAGCTACCACCCACCCAATCAGCCATTTCCTCCTCAAGTTGGTGGACTTCATGGTCCAAACCGCCCTCACCTACCGGGCAACTGAGGGTATCCCCAGCTTTCTGGTCCACGACGCCACAACGTTGGCCTACCTGTTCTATCCCGAAACCCTAGGGTTCCAGCGGGCCTGGGTACACGTGGAAACCCTAGGGGAGTGGACCAGTGGTGAAACCCTGATCGATCAACGGGCGATCGCTAAACCCCGCCCCAACGCCTGGGTTGCCCTCCGAGTGGATGCGGAGGGGATGCTCATGCATTTAGTCGCCGATCTTAAATTACTCTTAAATTAGCTGTTGGATTAACTAAATTAGCTGTTGGATTACACAGTGAACATCAGCGATCCTTGCCTAGGACAGAGCATCGTTAGACTTCAGTATGTGGACCAAGAAAACGCTCTCCATTGAAATGAATCAAGTGGGAAGGTGCATCCGCAATCCAGACCTCAGTTTCCCAAGCAATTTCAGCGAGGTGGCGAGTCAGGATTGTTCGGTTTGGGAAAGCAGTGATGTAGATTAGGCCAGCAGTTAATTTAGCAAACAACTGCGCAAGTTCGGCATAGCGCTTCCCATCAACCGGTCCGTGGCTCGTGACGGACTCAATTAGCAGTAGCCAGTTTTTTGTAGTGTCATACAGGATGACATCTGGCATCTTGCCATGTGGATTAATCTCAACACCTAATTCAGCTAGCATCGCAGCATCGAAATAGGCCCATTTATCACCTGCGTCTCCAACGTAAATAAGGAGACTACCGGGTGCAAATCGTGGTGCGAAGTCCCCAATGATGGCCCGGATTAGTTCACTGTGTTCGCCAGGACTAAGGGTGATGACTTGCTCTGGTCCAATCTCAACTGGAATCTTGCTCTGGTCCAATCTCAACTGGAATACGGTTCTGTTCTCGTTCTTTGGCATATTGAGCAACGAGCGTTTCACGATTAGCAAGGTAAGCCGTTAATGCGTCATGCCATGCAGTCGTTCCAAAGGTCCGCAGCAGGGCCAGCACGGTAGGTTCGATCTGATAGACCGTCTTAGGGCTGTTGATTGGGCGATCGGGCTTGTCTGGATTGTAAAGTACGATACCTGCATTGCAGAACTGGTGTATACTCTGACGGCGAAAGGTCTCACGGGTGTTCGGCGCATACGCCTTGCCGTAATGTGTCTGCACCCACGTCATGATTGGTGTAATCCCCATCAGGGGATTTTCAGCCGCTTGCCATACCTTACCTGGCGTGAGGTTAAGCAGAGCCAGTAAACACAGGGCAGAACGTTCGTTCTGTTGCGCACGTGGCAGACCCAGGGAAATTAGGATATGACGTGCAGCGTCAATATAGTCATTCTCCTTGTTCATTCAGTTAAGGTGGCCAACTGGGCATCCATCATCGCCTGTGTCAATTCTTGTTGTTGTATGGCCCATTGTCCCCAAGCGATTAACGTATCGTGGCTGGGATATTTCAGTAGCTTGAGG
This DNA window, taken from Trichothermofontia sichuanensis B231, encodes the following:
- a CDS encoding globin family protein; the encoded protein is MLTQLDRLGKAVDGRYATDAELAFIAGYAQSFRQRAQTYLMLQKLEPVIVQQVLQRLQKCDPSLLKQGDKDLTAKWQLDTVRVLRYSATAMLLNDGEWLREQLLFWFQTIMRAFRAERSCQATYEVMQAVVQEHLTPAQAELFCPILELNRVLLGTSDRTEVGAAA
- a CDS encoding LysR family transcriptional regulator; amino-acid sequence: MADLPFTLDQLRILRAIAAEGSFKRAADSLYVSQPAVSLQVQNLERQLDVPLFDRGGRRAQLTEAGHLLLSYGERILSLCQETCRAIEDLQNLQGGTLIIGASQTTGTYLLPRMIGLFRQRYPDVAVQLHVHSTRRTSWSVANGQVDMAIIGGEVPAELQDSLQIVPYAEDELALILPTSHPLAQVDKIQRDDLYKLQFIALDSQSTIRKVIDQVLTRSGIEMRRLKIEMELNSIEAIKNAVQSGLGAAFVSVTAIERELQMGTLHRTRIDSVVIKRVLSVISNPNRYRSKAAEAFSQEILPLFANQANLTPATAIPTPTSEQSLTDDLSPPLRAEAPAQAASDVPSLTLPSS
- a CDS encoding 2Fe-2S iron-sulfur cluster-binding protein; the encoded protein is MVKIVKLEPIGQETEVETNGNLLSVLLNEELDVLKECGGRGMCATCHVYIKQGMEYLTPMNRREQRTLEVITSCKTNSRLACQARVLQNGVVVELPPGMYVRSLQDIEALIGRRAEQPLLHPITGQVLVEEGKLITRSMLKQLEDTKFRVSDYFSMTSEY
- a CDS encoding serine/threonine-protein kinase; protein product: MELYCTRPGCPRPRNVYPDLDDRNTLLTTQQKYCTACGMPLILVGRYLPQRLLGQGGFGAAFLARDRYTPGLRPCVVKLFQPAGDLNPAQLKIAQSLFEREAEVLEELGNKHPQIPDLFAFFPLTVPSANGSGQEEYFYLVQEFIDGQTLEDELAQRGAFSQEEVRHILTEILKILQFVHENGSIHRDIKPSNIMRSRDGTIYLLDFGAVKQATKGGGGQRQASTGIYSQGYAPPEQMAGSQVYPSTDLYALAVTCISLLTGKDPLELYDGYHNTWRWRSHVPQLDPSLAAVLDRMLQPVPNDRFASAAAVLAVLKQQQSSLLPRSSPASRSSSPAPVPPAAPSPPVAAAVPGPPVAPMPPSAPIASAPPAPAPVPARAVPPPVAQRPPASSGTSSTSPGLWSVGFLGKAALMGAVCGVLAVMISSLAPANLALTPIGLGFWLALLAEMTLIQFPWFFNFSFLGVLLLVALALLFLIAPIPAIVGVIPFLLPASPPSVNFLLLLSVLALLGTAIAVFYRLFFSWLARLFP